The sequence tgaagaaaacacgatgcattaagatccgggggtgaaaacttttgaacagaatgaagatgacttgtgcttatttgttaaagttactgtataattaaagtttatgcacttttaagtaCTTTTAAGTTGTAAAGAATATCTGCAGTGACATTTTTGTAAAGTATGTCTTGATTAGTGTTGGGGGGGGTGCTTGGAGTAAACAAGGATGACCTCTGACCTACTTTCTCTACGATCTGAATTTCTGCGTATCGAGTTTTAGATTATTGAATTTGCTGTTCCGAATTTCCTTTTCATCCTGAAaacttgaagctgtatttttaaaaactggatatttgcagtctaagatttcagaacaaaaaaaaaatatactgattGAAAATATGTCTATAAAACTATGTCTATAATATATGCCATAAAAACATTCAGTTGtgttcaatttaaaatgtttaatgttcaagtaaaaaaaaaaaaaatcaaattcagaaCTATTTCATATGccaaataatattcatttttgttaaattacacttgtaaataatttaaatttacacaatataaattcacttagttttgtcatattataagctctatataataatcattttaataatgtggGGTGACAAATGAAGTTCAAAAAGTACAAGACTATTTTCCTTGAATGTCATGAAATCACGTTGAATAATATGAGCTTTAAGAgtttaaaattgtcatttacacTTTTTAACACTAATTATTTAACAAGCtgtatcttaaaattaaaaacaaattaacaattaaatgaatgtttaacaattaaatgcatgacaataaaaacagcagaatACAGAAGAACACAAACGCTGGAGAGGGCCGGAGCTACATAAGGGAAATAATGACAATTATTTATTCACTGTGTGATCTTTTGAATTGAAAGGCCATTATGATAATAATatctattctgattcatcaacacagtgtCACTGATGATTCTATACAAACagtaaacccaggatagagcgtctgagtgaatgtggtctggactgtgtggatgaggctcattgtgtcagagacgctgtagaaggacagagttcctgcactgtgatccacaaacactcctattcttcTGCTGATGGGCTTCACAGAGAGATCAGTCTCTATGTTATTGTGTATGAATGAGTAAATGGAGGAAGAGCAGCGCAAattccaggactgatcattacctccaaacacacactctttaccccgtcccttcctgctgatgctcttatatgacactgatataaacacatctccactccactccagctcccagtaacagcgtccacacacactctctctacacaacacctgatgCCAcgcatcaaatctgtctggatgatcaggatacgagTGATCTGTGTCAGTGAATGTAATCACTCTGTTGTTCTCAGACAGAAGGAGGAGTTTgttcactgtgttcagatccagagtgagctgacgggaatctgatggagataaaacacatcagaatcaggaattatgaatctgtttgatgttttcatgcagctgaactcttcatgttcagtgtatcatcagtgtctcagtacagatgaccagatatctgtgcacatcatcatttacatcatcagttataaaactcttctttctccttctacaggaagaacatgaacacactcagagagtttttctgctggttttcttactgacttacattgtaggaagtccttcctggttctgggaacaatgttggtgagtgtgactgtggaaatcaacagacatgaacagtgtgattctcatgatcctgtatctattcctaacacatttctaatatgatgttctccatgatatgagatgatgatggactgggtttctgagagcagatgaatctccaggactttacctctgtctgagatcttcttgatctcctttttgcagaaatcctccagtttgtctctcagctgatggacagattctctcagagcatcagaagagaagagagaactgaagagatcatcatttccgtctgtagattcaggaggtgctgagagagactggaaactctacagaaaacagggAAACACTTTAGATTACAGCCGCGATTTACAGTGAAAGTAAACAGagtttacagtgtaattttttgtaattacagTGTACCTATAGAGTACCTCGGTGTAGGTATCAGTGAATAATATGCAAAGTTTGGGGAATAACAGGGTTACAACATGGAGAATTACAAATGATTTATACTGAAAGTATTTTGAAACTAAGGGGTACCTATTCTAATATTACGTGGTATGTTTGATCAATATAAATGGTCTTATGACCTCAACACTTGAAGTAATATAAGGATTGAGgtgataaaaacatgttttgcacccAGATTACAATGTGTGATATGTCTTTACCAAGCATTTAATTATCCACCTAACCACTAGCTAACtaaccaccctttacacaaacattgttagCGTAGCTAAAAGTCCAGTGCCAACAAAGATACTAAACAATAgtgaatgtttataaacatttacaaattatgaatagtttccactttagattgagTACtgcacaaacatgaacaaatgattaataaatgatttaagaaCTCAACACATCAAACAAAGACTAAATATATAATCTTCACAGACGGTGATTATGAGCTAATGAATAtattgaagattaaaaaaaaatcaaaaataaaatccatgATCATATTGTCAGGGAATCATCACCGTAACCTGGTCCCAGTCGccggagtactgatcacctgcacctgcactcaATAATCAAACCCAGTACAAAGACTCCCTCACCTCAGTACTTCAGCGTCCGGTCTACCGTTCACTACTAAGTACCCAGACTCTCTCTACTCTAACCTGTGCTTATTCTGCCCCCAGAAGCCCCAACGATCCTCCTGTGGATCTCCTTTGTTGTCGCCCCAGTTTCCTAGACCCGGACTCTATTATCTGCCTCCAAGTATCATCCTCCTCCTTCAGTGTTTGTTTCGGGACGATTGCCTTTATCATTGATCTCACCAGCCATACTCTCTGTTTCAAGTCTGTTCAGTAAACCTCATCATATCACTAACCTACCGTCTATCCCCTGATTTGTGACACATGTGaactgaaagtttaatgacatttgtaagcgtTTGAatctacattaaataatgatctgttaatcatcTGGTAATGTTTGATAAGTTAAggttaacaagcacattatctcatatttctagatatgtgaatatatattaagtaattattagttaaacattatataatgtttgttaatgatttattaatgaaagttattataaagtgttatttagaagttaatttaaaaacaatttaaatgtttgcatacaatttttttaatgtgagtgttgattattatagttaaaaataaatagtaattgaatttaagtttggtctctgttgttaattgtaaccttatagtaaAGTAAAAGAGCTCGCTATAGTTTAGAGCAGAAACTGAGGCAGATTATTTTACATTCCATCTCCGTTATCACAAAACCCAAGACACACATTAAAAACAGCTCCAATCACAGCATCCTCTATTCATTAGTTATCGACGTTTGTAAATGCTGCAAATAAAGACATCGCTGTCGCTGCTTCAGAGTTCCTGCTGCTGGTGTGAATTTGTGGGGAagccgtggcctagtggttagagagtttgactcctaaccctaaggttgtgggttcgagtctcgggctggcaataccacgactgaggtgtccttgagcaagacaccgaacccccaactgctccccggacgccgcagcataaatgatacccactgctccgggtgtgtgttcactgctgtgtgtgtgttcactgctgtgtgtgtgcactttggatgggttaaatacagagcacgaattctgagtatgggtcaccattcttggctgtatgtcacgtcacgtcactttataACCAGTAGAATGTCCCGAGAACTGTACGGTGCGAAAGTGCCTTATATTTGAACTTTCTAGGAAATAGTTTGGatgataaaacatctgctaagaACATAAGTTTGTCTGCACTATCAAGTTCACTGATTTCACTATTATGTAATAAATCAGAAGGAAAAATGAGGTAAAAGGCCGAAATGTTAGTAAAGTTTTGAACTGATGGTGGTGCTAGTGGTGTTTGACAGCTAAATATATCTTCCAGAAGAAAGAGCTGATAGAAATGATTCCTAAGAGATTTCTAGTTTGTAAGCGGCGTCTCTTTCAGaagaagatgatcagatgagagtctgactgatgattatataataagacactcatgaactgtttctctgtgagtctctgtcacagcaggatctgctcaagtccactctgatcctgttcttctagatctgtgttacctgcaggaactggatgtgatcctgtgtgtgtgaaagctgctccagctcatcgtctctcctcctcagatcattgatctcctgctccagtcgctccagtcgttcttcagctcgactcactgcagtcttttcctgatctctgatcagtcgtatcagctcagagcagcttctctcaatggagcggatgagctcagtaaagatcctctcactgtcctccactgctgtctgtgcagagcgctgttaggacacacagtgattcagcttcagtgagtctgaactgagacggagacaaaacttctcttcttctccagactcaccttatgagactccacagtctctctcagctgctggagatctttctctctctgctggattctctgctggagcgtcttctgcgtctccttcagctgcttctgcaggacaaacagatgatagtgaatctcacagaaaactactgccaCTAAATCATCATGAACAGATGAATCCAGTAAACATACTGTAGGGTGAGGCAGTTTAAAGGTTACTTATCTCAACTGATAAACAATGGCTGTAGGTTCAAACTCCAGAAGTGATGATCTGTTACAATCATCTTACATGAATCAACATGAAGATTAAGGCACATTTCACAGCGCAATTCCAAGCATTAGAAAAGTGAAACTAACACAGGCGTAGagcttcacactgacagtgtttcttCTGTGTAGTATAGTTTGCTTTATGCCTGacagatgtttattttgtcaaAGAAAGGGTGAAtagttcatttcattattttatgttgcttaaggcctatttttgtaaaaaaaagtgttgataaaggtttacatttgcattttcatgAAAAAGTGAAGCTCTTCTTGCAGCTGCGGTTCATTTCTGCTGTCGTGTGTCGTGTGAATGCTGTGAGCTGTTAATATGGTGCAGATATAAACACATATGACACGAATGTccaatatttcatcagtgtctagtgttaaatacctgtttctctgtcctctggtCTGCAGCTGGTAcaatgtcatggtttttatgttcaataaTCGTACACAGCAGACATATACACTTCTgatcagtgcgacagaaaacctcgaggatcttctcatgtttctggcagatcatctcctgcagtcgtccagtggcttcaGTCACTTTGTGTGGTTTACGTGAATGATACTCCTCGTGTCGctcaaaatgagtttgacagtaagactccagacacaccagacaggacttgacggctttgtattttcttccagtacagacgtcacactgcacatctccagctccagcgtcacagtcagcagagagtctggtcttcttcagtttctccaccacttcagccagcatggtgtttctagctaaagcaggtcttggactgaaggtctgtctgcactgagggcagctgtagactctcttctgatcctcctgatcccagcagtctgtaatacagatcttacagtaactgtgtccacagggaatggccactggatccttcaggagatccagacacactgcaCACATGAACTCCTTCTGATCCACTGAAattctggcttctgccattttactgcatgaacacagagacacagacacacaacagttcaactacacttcagtttctctttccctgaactTATGTGATTCTgtttcctggttctgtgtttgagtgacGTGTAAAACAGGTGTGTCTGTGAGTCTGTAAAGCAGGTTTCTCATCCCTGAGTTTAGTTTCAACACACCTGACTGTTATTAAAGTAAATACAAAGAACTTGACTTGGAAAAGTGATTCTCCTAGACTAGAAATTGGGAACCCTGATAATTAAATGTCTACTAGATTTCAGTCTCAGACAAACACTCAAAGaacacaagtaaataaataagaagtgGACACTATTTTTTACCGTGTGAACAGTAAACATACAGGCACGAAGTGAATGTTGAGACAGAATGAGTCTACTCGATGGTTCTGCATAAttatcaaaatcatttatttgagtatacagaacatatatatatGGGGCTTGAATGTTTCAGAAACAAGAAAGAGGTTTCACTAAAGACAACACAAGACAAAGAACATGGGAAAACACAGGAAAACCAGGGGCTTACAAGGGACAGGTGAATGTGATTGGTTGTCATGGAAACTAAAGGGGTAGCTATGGCAACAAACAAGGGTAACTATGAGAAACAAGGCACACAGTAAACAGTAGCTGGAAACAGACAGAAACACTGGGAACAGAACATAGGCAATAGAAGTTTTTGGGAACGAATGTAATTCGTTTGGGAACGGAGAAAGACCGTTCCATTAATAGACTCCGGCATTATGGCATCATTACCACTTCGGCAGTGCATTATTTCTCTAATAATTTTAACGGCTTGGAATAacacctcaagacattgttcaaatattttattttaagacatcTGTAATGTTTCTGAAACTAAACCCTTGTGTGTTGAACTAATTTATGCACCTCACTCTAAAACTTCTATTGCtatttgaaaaacataattttagagCCGATGGTTTGAACCATTGACATGCAGTCTAATGCAGTTGTTAATGCAGTCTAATTAAGTTTTTAGAAAGAGAGATTACGCGTGTGTGAACACCTGCAACTGTGTTCAGCAGCAGCGTCTCTAATAGCAAATCTTTAGGCTGAACCACTTCAAGAACCTCACTACTGAGAAATGTCATGAAGCTTTTCAGctgcaaactatttatttatttttttgttaaattttgacAACAAATTTCTGTGCACATCACCACCTTGTGCGCGAATGTGTGTCTGTACTGTGTGTCCATTtgtgagagagaacaagagaaggAAAACATGATTTCTGTACATAAAAAAGTTGCAAAACATTGAAATAGTTTGTCAACCTTTAGCCTTTTGTTTGCTATATTAATTTGCTCTGAGTCTTTTGGAGTTTTGGTTCTTCTACTGTTTTAGATAGCCCatagtataacaaaaatattatacatctCTTCATTGTACTTGGGCCCCCTGGATGAGCGTGCATAAGCACGGGCCTAGAATGTCTATGTGGCAGCTGCAATGAACCAAatctccatctgtgacagaatggagaaaaaaccttggaagaaaccaggctcagtcgggggccagttctcctctgatcagacgaaaccagcagttcaattccaggttgcagcaaagtcagatcgtgcagaggactcaactggttcctgtggtcttgtccccatgaccgtctaggagacaaggacTTCACTAggaatctgtctctggggctcatcttgTTTCCTGGTTTTCACTGACATTAAGGACTGtagatgctgatccaccatctgggctggatacgtactggatctggtggctatggtgacctcggaataagatagaaatagactaatattagcgtagatgccattctttttaCGATGTAACATGTACagcgggtgttatgggaagtgctCCCTggtccggttgacctaattactGCAGCCTAACAATCCATTAACGGatttgaaaattagaaatgtgttagtgtgttatgtctaagccaggttaaagagatgggtctttaatctagatttaaactgacagagtgtgtctgcctcctgaacagtgttaggtagattgttccagaatGTGGgaactaaataggaaaaggatctgctgcctgcagttgattttgatattctaggtattatcaaatggccagagttttgagaacgtagtggatgtggaggactataatgcgatattagctcgctcaagtactgaggtgctaaatAATTCAGGGCTTtttaagtaattagcaagattgtATAATGTATACagtgtttaataggtagccagtgcagtggtGACAGAatcgggctaatatggtcatacttcctggttctagtaagaactgtaGCTGCTGcaatttggaccagctggagtttgtttattaagtgtgcagaacaatcACCCAAATAAAGCATTACCCATAATCCA is a genomic window of Cyprinus carpio isolate SPL01 chromosome B2, ASM1834038v1, whole genome shotgun sequence containing:
- the LOC109080039 gene encoding tripartite motif-containing protein 16-like; the encoded protein is MAEARISVDQKEFMCAVCLDLLKDPVAIPCGHSYCKICITDCWDQEDQKRVYSCPQCRQTFSPRPALARNTMLAEVVEKLKKTRLSADCDAGAGDVQCDVCTGRKYKAVKSCLVCLESYCQTHFERHEEYHSRKPHKVTEATGRLQEMICQKHEKILEVFCRTDQKCICLLCTIIEHKNHDIVPAADQRTEKQKQLKETQKTLQQRIQQREKDLQQLRETVESHKRSAQTAVEDSERIFTELIRSIERSCSELIRLIRDQEKTAVSRAEERLERLEQEINDLRRRDDELEQLSHTQDHIQFLQSFQSLSAPPESTDGNDDLFSSLFSSDALRESVHQLRDKLEDFCKKEIKKISDRVTLTNIVPRTRKDFLQYSRQLTLDLNTVNKLLLLSENNRVITFTDTDHSYPDHPDRFDAWHQVLCRESVCGRCYWELEWSGDVFISVSYKSISRKGRGKECVFGGNDQSWNLRCSSSIYSFIHNNIETDLSVKPISRRIGVFVDHSAGTLSFYSVSDTMSLIHTVQTTFTQTLYPGFTVCIESSVTLC